The sequence below is a genomic window from Ochrobactrum quorumnocens.
TCGTCCGGTGGCAATTTTCGCGCTCGGCTTGTCCATTGTGGGCATTTGGCATCTGGTAACACTCTCAGGCTGGCTTTCGATCATCATCCTGCCAACACCATGGATGGTTTTCGACCAAATCATCACTGTTGGGCTCAATATTGTCACCGGCGGCTATATGCTCAAGGCGCTCTGGGTCACCACACAGGAAGTACTAGCAGCCTTCGTCATTGCTTCAGCAATAGGCATTGTGCTTGGGATAATCGTTGGCGAGACGAAATTCGGAGCGCTCGCAGTCATGCCATATCTGGTGGCCATCGACACGATGCCCAAAATCGCCTTCGCACCACTATTTGTCGCCTGGATGGGGTTTGGTCTTTCCAGCAAAATTGCGCTGGCAGTCTTTGTGTCAGTTTTCCCGGTCATCGTTGGCACAGCATCAGGTTTGCAGGCGGCAGATGAAGATTCGCGCCAGCTTTACCGGATCATGCGAGCGTCTCGCTGGCAAACACTGATAGGGCTGAAATTTCCAACGGGACTACCACAAATATTCACCGGGCTCAAAATTGCTGCCCTCAGCGTTATGGCGGGTGCAATCACCGCCGAATTTCTGGGCGGCGGCAAAGGTTTCGGCGAATTAATCCGGGTTGCTGCATCGCAACTCGATACCGCACGGGTCTTCGCGCTGATTATTTACCTAAGCCTCGTTGGGCTTGCCATGTTTGGTATCGTGGCCATGGCCGAGCGCAAGATCATCTTCTGGAAAAGCCGCTCTGCCGGAGAATGAGAAAACCATGACAAAACTGTTTAGAGACCCTGAATTCCAATCTGTCCCAGTTGCGGGCAGCAACATGCGCTACCCAGTTCACCGCATTTTTTGCGTTGGCCGCAACTATGCCGACCATGCTAAAGAAATGGGGGTGGAAGTTGATCGTGAAGCACCATTCTACTTTCTGAAAAGCCCGCTAGCACTTGTTGAAAATGGTTCGACCATTCCCTATCCGCCCGGAACGACAAATTTCCACTACGAGATGGAATTCGTGGTTGTAATCGGCGCACCGCTTTTCCGTGCTTCCCAAGAAGAAGCAATGACAGCCGTATTTGGCTATGCAACCGGACTCGACATGACACGGCGCGATCTGCAACTAAGAGCGCGCGAAAAAGGTCGGCCCTGGGATTTTGGTAAGGACTTTGAAAAATCTGCTGTTCTTTCAACGATTACTCTAGCGGCTGATTTCGGTTCTATCCGTGATCAGCGGATTTGGCTTGAAGTAGACCAGACGATACGACAGGACTCCAAACTCTCAGATCTGATATGGTCAGTTCCCGAACTGCTGTCCGATTTATCACAGTATTACCACTTGCAACCCGGCGACGTCATTTACACCGGCACGCCTGCGGGGGTTGGATCAGTGGTAACTGGCAACACCATAAAAGGCGGTGTGGACTGTCTTCATAACGTCCAACTTCATATTGGTCCGGCTGAATAAAAGCCAGCAATTTAAGTCATTGGACTGTAACCCCACCAAATTTTTCCCAGTCGACATTGAATGCCTCGGTACATTGTAATGCCGTGTAGCATGGAGCAAAAATGAAACAACATCGTATTGCACTTATTCCAGGTGATGGCATTGGCAAGTCCGTTATCAATGCCGCCATGCAGGTCGCCGAAAGAGCTGCACCAGGCTTGCTCGTTCCAACCACATTTGATTGGTCATGCGAGACATGGATAAAAACAGGTCGAATGATGCCTGAGGATGGCATTGAGACATTACGCAGCTTTGATGCCATCTTCCTCGGCGCCGTTGGTTGGCCTTCAAAGGTGCCAGATGCCGTTTCATTGCACGGCCTGCTTCTCCCTATCCGCAAGGAATTTGTACAATATGCAAATGTCCGCCCACACAGATTATTGCCAGGCGTGGAAGGTCCATTGCACAAAACCAATTTTGATATCTTATGTATTCGCGAAAATACCGAGGGAGAATATTCAGGTGCAGGTGGAAGAGTTCATCAAGGCACAAAAGACGAAGTGGCCGTAGAAACAGCCATTTTTACCCGCGCTGGAGTTGAGCGGATCATTCGCTTTGGTTTCGAACAGGCCATGAAACGTCGCAAAAAACTGGCTTCGGTCACCAAGTCAAATGCCCAAAAATATTCCATGGTTTTTTGGGACGAGATTACACGTCAGGTTGCCATCGAGTTCCCTGAGGTAGAGGTAAGCCATTACCATGTGGATGCTATCGCCGCCCGAATGGTAATGGCGCCTGAAACTCTGGACGTTGTTGTGGCTTCCAACCTATTCGGCGATATCCTGACAGATTTAGGAGCAGCTATTCAAGGCGGGCTAGGCTTTGCTGCTTCAGCCAACATTGACCCAACCCGCAACGGCCCATCAATGTTTGAACCCGTACATGGTTCAGCGCCCGATATTGCCCATCTCGATATAGCAAATCCGATTGCAACTATCTGGTCGCTGGTAATGATGCTAGAGCATCTGGGTGAGGCAGAAACAGCAGCTCGGATCATGTCGGCGATAGAGTCCACTACGGCTGAAGGCATTGGCACTGTCCCCGGTCAGGACAAAACTGATGAAATCACCGAAGCTATTCTGGCCGCGTTGAATTGACATAAAACCAGATTCAGAGCGCATCCACAAAACCGTTTCACACTTTTCGGGATGAGCTCTAGCCAGTTTGTTCACCGGCTTGTGCGGGAGCCAATATGCGCGCTCTAATCCGGATAACAACACTTATGTTAAACTAAGACAGCCCATATCATCCTGCCATGCTCATGCTGAATTCGTTGGCTTCGATTTTCGCGGAGATCGTTCTGTTTTATTCGACAGTAGATACTCGCCAGAGTTTACGAGGAAGCGTTCATTCTCGCGAATACGACGCTGTGCTTTATCACCAAGTTTGCTGATGGTGAGCGCTGAAAGAATATTGGCTATCGCGATCGCGCCCAGCGTGGACTCTGGAAATGCTCTGCCAGAGGACTGCGCAACAAAATGGAGAGGCCCGGCAATCTTACTTATTGGTGCAGCAAAGCTATCTGTTATTGCTATAACTTTTGCCCCTGAAATGGCAGCTCTTTCAGTCAGTCTATGTACCAAACGGTTAAATGGCGCAAACGTAACGGCAATAAAAGCATCGCCTGGCTCAATATCGTCTATTCCGCCTTCGGGCGCGCCGCCCGGATTATCCAGCAAAACGATATCGGGGCGCGCTTTTTGCAGTGTATAAGCAAGCGTGTACGCAGGTGTGAAAGCTGTTCTGCGTCCTATGACATAGACTTTACGTGCGCGGGCCAGCAATTCCACCGCACTCTCAAGTTTTTCTTCCGAAAGATGCGCTCTTGCCTGTTCAAGAACAGACTGCTCTATCGCAAAAAATGAGTCGAGAAAGCCTTTGAGACCAGAACTCTTTCCCATTTCGGTAATGAGCACCTGAGCGCTTGCCTCGTTACGATGTATTGATTGACGATCGCGCTGATGACGCTCTGGCGCGGAATCAATGAACAATTGCCGCAGATCGCCATAGCCCTCCAGGCCCAGCTTTTGAGCCAGCCTGACGAAATTTACTGGCTGAACTCCTGCCCTGCGAGCTATTTCGCGCATCGAATAAAAAGGCACTTCATCATCGTTATTGATGATGTAGTGGGCGGCTTCGACCATCTGCCCCGAGAGCTCGACGCAAATCGTCTTAATTTTCTCAATCAATTCTAATCTGGTCATTCGGCCTCTCTGGGACAGGGTGTCTGGCTTTCCAAGCGGATCTGCTCGGTTGAGCGATCTTACTCCATAGGCACTGAAATTGTTATGCTATTGTCGTTTTTACCGGGCATTTAGGACATCTTTCATCTCAATGACAACGATTGATGCCAACGGAGTAACCAATCAAAATGTTATGAAAAACGCGGTGGGCAAAAGGGTGACGGTTATAATCGACAATGTCTCCCAAAAGTGGGAACAAATTGGGAGACATTCGTAACAGAAAATTCTAGAGCACTCTTTCGGATTCAATCCACGTTAAATGTGATCTAAGAGACAAGGGCAAACTTGTCAATCTGAACTGAATCAATCCATTTTCCAGCAGTTTC
It includes:
- a CDS encoding ABC transporter permease, whose amino-acid sequence is MENNATNVASTVWKEKDALIDRIPRPVAIFALGLSIVGIWHLVTLSGWLSIIILPTPWMVFDQIITVGLNIVTGGYMLKALWVTTQEVLAAFVIASAIGIVLGIIVGETKFGALAVMPYLVAIDTMPKIAFAPLFVAWMGFGLSSKIALAVFVSVFPVIVGTASGLQAADEDSRQLYRIMRASRWQTLIGLKFPTGLPQIFTGLKIAALSVMAGAITAEFLGGGKGFGELIRVAASQLDTARVFALIIYLSLVGLAMFGIVAMAERKIIFWKSRSAGE
- a CDS encoding fumarylacetoacetate hydrolase family protein, translated to MTKLFRDPEFQSVPVAGSNMRYPVHRIFCVGRNYADHAKEMGVEVDREAPFYFLKSPLALVENGSTIPYPPGTTNFHYEMEFVVVIGAPLFRASQEEAMTAVFGYATGLDMTRRDLQLRAREKGRPWDFGKDFEKSAVLSTITLAADFGSIRDQRIWLEVDQTIRQDSKLSDLIWSVPELLSDLSQYYHLQPGDVIYTGTPAGVGSVVTGNTIKGGVDCLHNVQLHIGPAE
- a CDS encoding tartrate dehydrogenase; amino-acid sequence: MKQHRIALIPGDGIGKSVINAAMQVAERAAPGLLVPTTFDWSCETWIKTGRMMPEDGIETLRSFDAIFLGAVGWPSKVPDAVSLHGLLLPIRKEFVQYANVRPHRLLPGVEGPLHKTNFDILCIRENTEGEYSGAGGRVHQGTKDEVAVETAIFTRAGVERIIRFGFEQAMKRRKKLASVTKSNAQKYSMVFWDEITRQVAIEFPEVEVSHYHVDAIAARMVMAPETLDVVVASNLFGDILTDLGAAIQGGLGFAASANIDPTRNGPSMFEPVHGSAPDIAHLDIANPIATIWSLVMMLEHLGEAETAARIMSAIESTTAEGIGTVPGQDKTDEITEAILAALN
- a CDS encoding MurR/RpiR family transcriptional regulator — protein: MTRLELIEKIKTICVELSGQMVEAAHYIINNDDEVPFYSMREIARRAGVQPVNFVRLAQKLGLEGYGDLRQLFIDSAPERHQRDRQSIHRNEASAQVLITEMGKSSGLKGFLDSFFAIEQSVLEQARAHLSEEKLESAVELLARARKVYVIGRRTAFTPAYTLAYTLQKARPDIVLLDNPGGAPEGGIDDIEPGDAFIAVTFAPFNRLVHRLTERAAISGAKVIAITDSFAAPISKIAGPLHFVAQSSGRAFPESTLGAIAIANILSALTISKLGDKAQRRIRENERFLVNSGEYLLSNKTERSPRKSKPTNSA